One genomic region from Arthrobacter sp. YN encodes:
- the glmM gene encoding phosphoglucosamine mutase: protein MSRLFGTDGVRGLANGLLTAELAMQLAQAAAVVLGHDRTTNGKRPRAVVARDPRASGEFLAAAVEAGLSSSGIDVYDAGVLPTPAAAYLVADLDADFGVMLSASHNPAPDNGIKFFARGGQKLPDHVEDAIEAQLGKEPQRPVGADVGRIQRFSDAEDRYIVHLLGTLPKRLDGLKVVLDCAHGAASGCSPQVFKDAGADVVVIGAEPDGLNINEGVGSTHLGPLKEAVLKHGADLGVAHDGDADRCLAVDHEGNEVDGDQIMAILALALNEAGKLKDSVLVATVMSNLGLKIALKSAGITIRETGVGDRYVLEEMRNGGYNLGGEQSGHVIFSDYATTGDGVLTGLQLAAQVALTGRSLKELSTAMTKLPQLMINVKGVDKARAGTDEGVAAAVAAAELELGETGRVLLRPSGTEALVRVMVEAADMETAERICNSLAAVVKERLGASSEMAV, encoded by the coding sequence ATGTCTAGATTATTTGGAACAGATGGCGTGCGCGGTCTCGCGAACGGATTGCTCACCGCCGAGCTGGCTATGCAGCTCGCCCAGGCCGCCGCCGTCGTACTCGGCCATGACCGCACAACCAATGGCAAGCGGCCACGCGCCGTCGTCGCCAGGGACCCCAGAGCGAGTGGCGAGTTCCTCGCCGCCGCCGTGGAAGCCGGGCTTTCCAGCTCCGGAATCGACGTCTATGACGCCGGTGTTCTTCCCACCCCTGCGGCCGCTTACCTGGTGGCAGATCTCGACGCCGATTTCGGCGTCATGCTGTCGGCCTCCCACAACCCCGCGCCGGACAACGGCATCAAGTTCTTTGCCCGCGGCGGCCAGAAGCTCCCGGACCACGTCGAAGACGCCATCGAGGCACAGCTCGGCAAAGAGCCGCAGCGCCCGGTGGGAGCCGACGTCGGACGCATCCAGCGCTTCTCCGACGCTGAGGACCGTTACATCGTGCACCTGCTGGGCACGCTTCCCAAGCGCCTTGACGGCCTGAAGGTAGTCCTGGACTGCGCCCACGGTGCAGCGAGCGGTTGTTCACCCCAGGTGTTCAAGGATGCCGGCGCGGACGTCGTAGTGATCGGCGCTGAGCCGGACGGGCTGAACATCAACGAGGGCGTAGGCTCCACCCACCTGGGCCCGTTGAAGGAAGCAGTTCTCAAGCACGGCGCCGACCTCGGCGTAGCCCACGACGGCGACGCCGACCGTTGCCTCGCCGTGGACCACGAGGGCAATGAAGTGGATGGCGACCAGATCATGGCTATCCTGGCATTGGCCCTCAACGAGGCCGGAAAGCTCAAGGACAGCGTCCTCGTGGCCACCGTCATGAGCAACCTCGGCCTCAAGATCGCCCTCAAGAGTGCCGGTATCACCATCCGCGAAACCGGAGTCGGCGACCGCTACGTCCTCGAAGAAATGCGCAACGGCGGCTATAACCTGGGCGGCGAACAGTCCGGCCACGTGATCTTCTCCGATTACGCCACCACAGGTGACGGTGTCCTGACCGGCCTGCAGCTGGCCGCGCAGGTTGCACTGACAGGCCGCAGCCTCAAGGAACTCTCCACCGCGATGACCAAGCTCCCGCAGCTGATGATCAACGTCAAGGGTGTGGACAAGGCCCGCGCCGGTACCGACGAAGGCGTGGCGGCTGCTGTTGCTGCAGCCGAACTCGAACTGGGCGAAACCGGCCGCGTGCTGCTCCGCCCGTCGGGCACTGAAGCTCTGGTCCGTGTCATGGTGGAAGCCGCTGACATGGAAACGGCTGAGCGAATCTGCAACAGCCTTGCTGCAGTAGTTAAGGAACGCCTCGGCGCTTCCAGCGAGATGGCTGTCTAA
- the rpsI gene encoding 30S ribosomal protein S9 yields MAQNEELTAEAVEAEETLTSYTSESTSGEDAPKKERPALTVAGAAVGRRKEAVARVRVVPGSGKWTINGRTLDNYFPNKLHQQDVNEPFKILDLEGAYDVIARIHGGGISGQAGALRLGVARSLNEIDVDNNRATLKKAGYLRRDARVIERKKAGLKKARKAQQYSKR; encoded by the coding sequence GTGGCTCAGAACGAAGAACTGACCGCCGAAGCCGTCGAGGCTGAGGAAACCCTCACCAGCTACACCTCTGAAAGCACATCTGGTGAAGATGCGCCCAAGAAGGAGCGCCCGGCACTGACCGTTGCCGGCGCAGCTGTTGGCCGTCGCAAGGAAGCCGTTGCACGCGTTCGCGTTGTACCGGGTTCCGGCAAGTGGACCATCAATGGCCGCACGCTGGACAACTACTTCCCGAACAAGCTGCACCAGCAGGATGTCAACGAGCCCTTCAAGATCCTTGATCTCGAAGGCGCCTACGACGTCATCGCCCGTATCCACGGCGGTGGCATCTCCGGCCAGGCCGGTGCACTGCGTCTCGGTGTTGCTCGCTCGCTGAACGAGATCGACGTCGACAACAACCGCGCCACCCTCAAGAAGGCCGGTTACCTGCGCCGTGACGCCCGCGTCATCGAGCGTAAGAAGGCTGGTCTCAAGAAGGCACGCAAGGCTCAGCAGTACTCCAAGCGTTAA
- the rplM gene encoding 50S ribosomal protein L13, protein MRTYTPKPGDINRQWHVIDATDVVLGRLASQTATLLRGKHKPTFASHMDMGDFVIIINAEKVALTGAKLEQKRAYRHSGYPGGLTSVNYAELLESNPVRAVEKAIKGMLPKNSLAAQQLGKLKVYAGPEHPHAAQQPKTFEITQVAQ, encoded by the coding sequence GTGCGTACGTACACCCCGAAGCCCGGCGATATCAACCGCCAGTGGCACGTCATTGACGCCACCGACGTTGTCCTTGGTCGTCTTGCCAGCCAGACCGCAACACTGCTGCGCGGAAAGCACAAGCCGACCTTTGCGTCCCACATGGACATGGGCGACTTCGTCATCATCATCAACGCTGAAAAGGTTGCCCTCACCGGCGCCAAGCTGGAGCAGAAGCGCGCATACCGCCACTCCGGTTACCCGGGCGGCCTGACCTCCGTCAACTACGCCGAGCTGTTGGAATCCAACCCGGTTCGCGCTGTTGAGAAGGCCATCAAGGGCATGCTCCCCAAGAACTCCCTCGCCGCTCAGCAGCTGGGCAAGCTCAAGGTCTACGCAGGCCCCGAGCACCCCCACGCAGCTCAGCAGCCGAAGACTTTCGAAATCACCCAGGTCGCCCAGTAG
- a CDS encoding prepilin peptidase translates to MTDGPAFPLIIALAGLLLSPAAEWLISLRLPRLGGPPPLRVRITTAAVTSLLFGLLAWRFGAAWELPAFLFLALLGVQLSRIDFALHLLPNTLVAFLLGGGLLLLTASAALAPGWAELFRALAGGAILFGGYLILGLLSPGSIGMGDVKLAAPLGLYLGYLGWQQVLFGGLLGFVVGGVLTILMLRLRRGEKPTETAHGPAMVIAALGVALFMN, encoded by the coding sequence ATGACCGACGGGCCCGCCTTTCCACTCATTATCGCCCTCGCAGGCCTCCTCCTCAGCCCTGCTGCCGAGTGGCTCATCTCACTGCGGCTGCCGCGGCTCGGCGGACCCCCTCCCCTGAGGGTCCGGATCACGACGGCGGCTGTCACCTCGCTGCTGTTTGGCTTGCTCGCGTGGCGGTTTGGCGCGGCATGGGAATTGCCGGCATTTCTTTTCCTGGCATTACTTGGAGTGCAACTGTCACGGATCGACTTCGCCCTCCATTTATTGCCCAACACCCTCGTCGCGTTCCTCCTCGGAGGTGGGCTGCTGCTCCTGACGGCATCCGCAGCCCTTGCCCCGGGATGGGCGGAGCTGTTCCGAGCCCTCGCCGGCGGGGCGATCTTGTTCGGTGGCTACTTAATTCTTGGACTTCTTTCGCCGGGAAGCATCGGAATGGGCGATGTGAAGCTCGCAGCACCCCTGGGGCTGTACTTGGGGTACTTGGGTTGGCAGCAAGTACTCTTCGGGGGACTACTGGGATTCGTGGTGGGCGGGGTGCTCACGATACTGATGTTGCGCCTGCGACGCGGGGAAAAACCCACAGAAACGGCCCATGGTCCGGCAATGGTGATCGCCGCTCTTGGCGTTGCCCTGTTCATGAACTGA
- a CDS encoding Flp family type IVb pilin, with protein MSAFMLTITSYIAGVKDRFTKDEKGATMVEYGIMVAGIAVIVIAAVFALGAEILGLFNNVIAQIP; from the coding sequence ATGTCTGCTTTTATGTTGACCATTACCTCGTACATTGCCGGCGTCAAGGACCGCTTCACCAAGGATGAGAAGGGAGCGACGATGGTTGAATACGGCATCATGGTCGCCGGCATTGCCGTCATCGTCATCGCCGCCGTCTTTGCACTTGGCGCTGAAATCCTCGGTCTGTTCAACAACGTCATCGCACAGATTCCGTAG
- a CDS encoding TadE/TadG family type IV pilus assembly protein: MAILLPLLLLILIGIMEFGRAYNVQVSLTQAAREGARYAAVHYQDGGLDVAGTALSAAPALDGLGVSVSDNASSCAPGSNVEVTTSVSLTSMSGFLDAGFFGAPGIFPINMSGVGVMRCGG; this comes from the coding sequence ATGGCAATCCTGCTTCCACTCTTGCTGCTAATTCTAATAGGAATCATGGAGTTCGGCCGAGCCTACAACGTGCAGGTATCCCTCACGCAGGCTGCTAGGGAAGGAGCCCGCTATGCAGCAGTCCACTACCAAGACGGTGGCCTGGACGTAGCCGGCACGGCCCTCTCCGCGGCTCCTGCCCTGGACGGTCTGGGCGTCAGTGTCAGCGACAACGCCTCAAGTTGCGCACCTGGTTCCAACGTCGAGGTAACCACGAGCGTTTCGCTGACCTCTATGTCGGGATTCCTGGATGCGGGCTTCTTTGGCGCCCCAGGGATCTTTCCAATCAACATGTCAGGAGTTGGGGTGATGAGATGCGGTGGCTAG